The following proteins come from a genomic window of Aerosakkonema funiforme FACHB-1375:
- a CDS encoding acetylornithine/succinylornithine family transaminase, translating to MSIETLVENPHIPAESAPVLSAPFDRASFDDCVMTTYGRFPLALEKGEGCRVWDTEGREYLDFVAGIATCTLGHAHPALVETVTRQIQTLHHVSNLYYIPVQGQLAQWLVEHSCADRVFFCNSGAEANEGAIKLARKYAHTVLKITNPVILTAHASFHGRTLATITATGQPKYQKNFDPLMPGFHYVPYNDIEGLKNAIVDIDTGDRRVCAILLEALQGEGGVRPGDVEYFQQVREICDENGILLILDEVQVGMGRSGKFWGYENLGIEPDIFTSAKGLGGGIPIGATLCKQFCAVFQPGDHASTYGGNPFACAAALTVCQTLERENILQNVQDRGEQLRTGLRAIASKYPNHIVEVRGWGLINGMELKADIELTSADVVKAAMAEGLLLVPAGPKVLRFVPPLIVSAAEVDRALQAVEKALAALV from the coding sequence GTGAGCATAGAAACTCTCGTTGAAAATCCCCACATACCCGCAGAATCAGCACCTGTACTGTCTGCCCCGTTTGACCGAGCCAGTTTTGATGACTGCGTGATGACAACTTACGGGCGATTCCCCCTAGCGCTGGAGAAGGGAGAAGGTTGTCGCGTTTGGGATACCGAAGGGCGCGAATATCTGGACTTTGTGGCGGGAATTGCCACTTGCACTTTGGGACACGCCCACCCAGCTTTAGTGGAAACGGTAACTCGTCAAATCCAGACGCTGCACCACGTTTCCAATCTGTACTATATTCCCGTACAGGGTCAGCTGGCGCAATGGCTAGTGGAACATTCCTGTGCCGATCGCGTATTTTTCTGCAACTCTGGGGCAGAAGCAAATGAAGGGGCGATCAAATTGGCTCGCAAATACGCCCATACGGTCTTAAAAATCACCAATCCGGTAATTTTGACGGCGCACGCCAGTTTCCACGGACGCACGTTGGCGACGATTACAGCCACGGGTCAGCCGAAGTACCAAAAGAACTTCGATCCGTTGATGCCGGGATTTCACTATGTACCTTATAACGATATTGAAGGGCTCAAGAATGCGATCGTCGATATCGATACAGGCGATCGCAGGGTTTGTGCTATTCTCCTGGAAGCATTACAGGGAGAAGGCGGCGTCCGTCCCGGAGATGTGGAATACTTCCAGCAGGTACGCGAAATTTGCGATGAAAACGGCATTTTGCTGATTCTCGACGAAGTGCAAGTAGGTATGGGTCGCAGTGGCAAGTTCTGGGGATACGAAAATTTAGGGATCGAACCTGATATTTTCACCAGCGCCAAAGGATTAGGTGGCGGTATTCCGATCGGTGCTACTTTGTGTAAGCAATTCTGCGCTGTTTTCCAACCTGGGGATCACGCCAGCACCTACGGTGGCAATCCTTTTGCCTGTGCGGCTGCCCTTACTGTTTGTCAAACTTTAGAAAGGGAGAATATTCTCCAAAATGTGCAGGATAGGGGCGAACAATTGCGGACTGGATTGAGAGCGATCGCCTCTAAGTATCCTAACCATATTGTCGAAGTGCGCGGTTGGGGTTTAATTAACGGTATGGAGCTGAAAGCAGATATCGAACTAACTTCAGCTGATGTAGTAAAAGCTGCAATGGCTGAAGGTTTATTGCTCGTTCCCGCCGGCCCTAAAGTCCTCAGATTTGTACCACCTTTGATCGTCTCCGCTGCGGAAGTCGATCGAGCTTTACAAGCAGTAGAAAAAGCTTTGGCTGCTCTAGTATAA
- a CDS encoding cation:proton antiporter — protein sequence MYGIVFSEKVVLSYFPQHFILASLNSTGQGHQGRFAELVIVLIVLLLVATGVALLSRQFRLPYVTGLVLAGLAIAEFLPRRVGLDSSLILNLFLPILLFESAINTDISRLRSTIKPILLLAGPGVAIAAGVTSLLLKLGLGLGWIPALLIGTILAITDTVSVIAVFKEVSVPSRLSTIVEGESLFNDGVALVLFSLILKVHSTGSITFLEGLQDLFVVIVGGSLVGLALGYLSVGLFVRLDDPLSSILLTVAVALGTFQIGQVVGVSGVVAVVVAGLIVGNFGLSGSVSASSRITLFSFWEYAGFGVNTFIFLLIGIEIDLITLWQTLPGVLLAILAYQVGRFVSVYPLLAGVHLFDRPVPLRWQHVLFLGNIKGSLSMALAFSLPSTIPGRESLIALVFGSVLLSLVGQGLSLPWLVRRLQLVRFSEFRQQTEELQAQLMTAKAAQDELDSLLKAGVLPKSVYEEMRSSYQVKVAAAEKALRDLYNRRPEELAATNKDLIKFDAIRRRLLLAEKGALNEALRKRILSEEIVQSRIQTIDEQLLKLEDD from the coding sequence ATGTACGGTATTGTATTCTCAGAGAAAGTAGTATTATCGTACTTTCCGCAACACTTTATCCTAGCAAGTTTAAACTCTACAGGCCAAGGACATCAAGGAAGGTTTGCAGAGTTAGTCATTGTTCTGATCGTTCTTCTGCTAGTTGCCACAGGTGTGGCGCTGCTATCTCGGCAGTTTCGTTTGCCCTATGTCACGGGTTTGGTTCTCGCAGGTTTGGCAATCGCGGAGTTCTTACCACGTCGCGTCGGATTGGATTCTTCGCTGATTTTGAATCTATTTTTACCGATTTTGCTGTTTGAGTCGGCAATAAACACTGATATCAGCCGCCTGCGAAGCACCATTAAACCGATCCTCCTCTTAGCTGGGCCAGGTGTGGCGATCGCAGCTGGAGTTACTTCCCTATTGTTAAAACTGGGGCTGGGGTTGGGTTGGATACCGGCGCTACTGATAGGGACGATCCTCGCCATTACCGATACGGTGTCGGTAATTGCCGTTTTTAAAGAAGTATCCGTACCTTCCAGACTATCCACAATTGTAGAAGGAGAAAGTTTATTTAACGATGGTGTAGCCCTCGTTCTTTTCAGTTTAATTTTGAAAGTCCATTCAACCGGATCGATAACTTTTCTGGAGGGACTACAAGATTTATTTGTGGTAATTGTCGGCGGCAGTCTTGTCGGATTAGCTTTGGGTTATTTGAGTGTAGGTTTATTTGTACGTTTGGACGATCCCCTCAGCAGTATCTTACTAACAGTTGCGGTAGCGCTAGGAACTTTTCAGATCGGACAAGTTGTGGGCGTATCCGGTGTTGTGGCAGTAGTTGTAGCCGGATTAATTGTGGGAAACTTCGGACTTTCCGGTAGTGTTTCCGCTTCCAGTCGCATCACTTTATTCAGCTTTTGGGAATATGCGGGTTTTGGTGTCAATACATTTATTTTTCTGCTTATTGGTATAGAAATAGATTTGATTACTCTTTGGCAAACTTTGCCAGGAGTTTTGCTCGCTATTTTGGCTTACCAAGTGGGGAGATTTGTATCGGTTTATCCCTTGTTAGCTGGGGTGCATTTGTTCGATCGCCCCGTTCCTCTGCGCTGGCAACACGTTCTATTTTTGGGCAATATTAAAGGTTCTCTTTCAATGGCGCTTGCCTTCAGTTTGCCTTCTACAATTCCAGGAAGAGAATCTTTAATTGCCTTAGTATTCGGTAGCGTGCTTTTATCTTTGGTAGGGCAAGGTTTGAGTTTGCCTTGGCTGGTGCGAAGGTTGCAATTAGTTCGATTTTCCGAGTTTCGTCAGCAAACTGAGGAATTGCAAGCTCAACTCATGACTGCGAAGGCAGCACAAGATGAATTGGATAGTTTATTGAAGGCGGGAGTGTTACCAAAATCTGTGTATGAAGAAATGCGATCGAGTTATCAAGTAAAAGTAGCAGCCGCAGAAAAGGCACTGCGAGATTTATACAATCGCCGTCCGGAGGAGTTGGCTGCTACTAATAAGGATCTCATCAAATTCGATGCCATTCGTCGGCGCTTGTTATTGGCAGAAAAAGGTGCTTTAAACGAAGCATTGCGGAAACGAATTCTTTCAGAAGAAATCGTGCAAAGTAGGATACAAACTATTGACGAGCAACTGTTGAAACTGGAAGACGATTAA
- a CDS encoding galactose oxidase-like domain-containing protein: MATELLPIPNWFSWENQGADIAVVDIDNDGRPDLIILQIDNPPGANRGFYRIGRKLDENGIVTGGWSDWIEIPDWGAWENQGAGIAVADLDNDGQPELIVFQVDNPPGANRGLYRIGKKLDKNGIVTGGWSNWIEIPGWESWENQDASIAVADLDNDGRPELIVFQIDNPPQKNRGLYRIGKKLDKNGIVTGGWSDWIAVDWFSWENQGVGIAVADLDGNGRPELIVFQIDNPPGVNQGFYQIGWNLDAAGNVTDGWSPWTPIKLPYWENQGAGIAVADLKGKGKPELIVFLIDNPPQLNQGYYQVLDLNIDLDKAASKGIWRLLPYNSQVLAVHATVLPTNKVLFFAGSGNNPANAKANFSSVVWDYEKGTFFTPPTPADLFCAGHSFLADGSLLVAGGTKEYDFGHPFFGLRDAYIFDIFAEKWKPVPQMQGGRWYPTLVTLGDGRVLAVSGQGEDGKLNVVPEIYSPKTNSWTAFKNTSALPMYAHLFLLRDGRIFYSGGQYGVNNGVTPRLLTLPTNPAQPITEVEVPGLIDHEEKDHRNQAASVMLPPAQEQRVMLMGGGAFDGTGHHTLEANNRVNIANLTVANPTYQAAAPLTFPRMHLNAVLLPDRTVLVCGGSRVDESREQATLEAEIYDPVANTWTLSAMGRVQRLYHSIALLLPDGRVITAGSNPVRTDDELRLEMYYPPYLFKGGRPLIESVPQKIIYGENIEIKTPQAEQIKWVSLINPGATTHSFNAGQRLVDLEFNLNDAATLKVSVTSEPNLAPPGWYMLFITERSGVPSVAKWVQLI, encoded by the coding sequence ATGGCAACCGAATTATTACCAATCCCAAATTGGTTCTCCTGGGAAAACCAAGGTGCAGATATCGCAGTAGTAGATATAGATAATGATGGAAGACCCGATTTAATTATCTTGCAAATCGACAATCCTCCCGGTGCAAATCGAGGTTTTTATCGGATTGGACGGAAACTCGATGAAAACGGCATCGTCACAGGCGGATGGAGTGACTGGATAGAAATTCCCGATTGGGGTGCTTGGGAAAATCAAGGCGCGGGTATTGCAGTTGCAGACCTGGATAACGACGGACAACCGGAATTAATCGTTTTTCAAGTTGATAATCCGCCCGGTGCGAATCGAGGACTTTATCGCATTGGTAAAAAGCTGGATAAAAATGGCATTGTCACGGGTGGATGGAGTAATTGGATAGAAATTCCCGGTTGGGAATCCTGGGAAAATCAAGATGCCAGTATCGCAGTTGCAGACTTAGATAACGACGGAAGACCAGAATTAATTGTCTTCCAAATTGACAATCCTCCTCAGAAAAACCGGGGACTTTATCGCATTGGTAAAAAGCTAGATAAAAATGGCATTGTTACAGGCGGATGGAGTGATTGGATTGCAGTTGATTGGTTTTCTTGGGAAAATCAAGGCGTAGGGATTGCAGTTGCAGACCTCGACGGCAATGGACGACCGGAATTAATCGTATTTCAAATCGATAATCCGCCCGGTGTTAATCAGGGATTTTATCAAATCGGTTGGAATCTTGACGCTGCTGGTAATGTTACCGATGGTTGGAGTCCTTGGACGCCAATTAAATTACCTTATTGGGAAAATCAGGGTGCAGGAATTGCAGTTGCAGACCTAAAAGGTAAGGGAAAACCTGAATTAATTGTATTCCTAATCGATAATCCGCCACAATTAAATCAAGGATATTACCAAGTTCTAGATTTGAATATTGACTTGGACAAAGCTGCAAGCAAAGGCATTTGGCGATTGTTACCTTACAACTCGCAAGTTCTGGCAGTTCACGCCACCGTTTTGCCTACTAATAAAGTATTGTTCTTTGCGGGTTCCGGTAACAATCCTGCCAATGCTAAAGCTAATTTTAGCAGTGTTGTCTGGGATTATGAAAAGGGTACTTTTTTTACTCCCCCAACTCCGGCAGACTTGTTTTGTGCCGGTCATTCTTTTCTGGCAGATGGTTCCCTTTTGGTGGCAGGTGGGACGAAAGAATATGACTTCGGACATCCATTTTTTGGTTTGAGAGATGCTTATATTTTTGATATCTTTGCTGAGAAATGGAAACCCGTACCGCAAATGCAAGGCGGTCGTTGGTATCCAACTTTGGTAACGCTGGGCGACGGTCGAGTTTTGGCTGTTTCCGGACAAGGGGAAGATGGCAAGCTGAATGTAGTGCCAGAAATTTATTCACCAAAAACGAATAGTTGGACTGCCTTTAAAAATACCAGTGCTTTGCCGATGTACGCACACCTTTTCCTACTACGCGATGGCAGGATTTTTTATTCTGGCGGTCAATATGGCGTTAATAATGGCGTGACACCACGGTTGTTAACTTTACCAACGAATCCGGCACAACCTATCACAGAAGTAGAAGTGCCTGGTTTAATCGATCACGAAGAAAAAGATCACCGCAATCAAGCTGCCAGCGTGATGTTACCGCCCGCACAAGAACAACGGGTAATGCTGATGGGTGGTGGTGCTTTTGATGGTACGGGGCATCATACTTTGGAAGCAAATAATCGGGTAAATATTGCCAATTTGACTGTGGCGAATCCAACTTATCAAGCAGCAGCGCCTCTGACTTTTCCTCGGATGCACTTGAATGCTGTATTGTTGCCCGATCGCACTGTTTTGGTCTGCGGTGGCAGTCGCGTAGATGAATCGCGAGAACAAGCTACTTTAGAAGCAGAAATTTACGATCCTGTTGCGAATACTTGGACTTTAAGTGCGATGGGAAGAGTGCAGCGATTATATCATTCGATCGCACTGCTTTTACCTGATGGCAGAGTGATTACAGCCGGGTCAAATCCAGTACGAACTGATGATGAACTGCGCTTGGAAATGTATTATCCCCCTTACCTATTTAAAGGAGGGCGACCCCTGATTGAAAGCGTACCTCAAAAAATAATTTATGGCGAAAACATTGAAATAAAAACACCGCAAGCCGAACAGATTAAATGGGTAAGTTTAATTAATCCCGGTGCAACTACCCATTCTTTCAATGCCGGACAAAGACTGGTTGATTTAGAATTTAATCTCAACGATGCTGCAACACTGAAAGTTAGCGTTACCAGTGAACCGAATTTAGCACCACCGGGTTGGTATATGTTGTTTATTACCGAGCGCAGTGGAGTGCCATCTGTAGCGAAATGGGTTCAGTTAATTTAG
- a CDS encoding response regulator, whose protein sequence is MAKILIVDDSSLSRRILKAILELEGHQIIEASDGIAAIELYFLEHPDLVTLDLVMAGMTGTEVLEKLISLDRSAQVIVASADLQTFTQKTVKQVGARAFINKPFVAAHVLEIVNAVLERGS, encoded by the coding sequence ATGGCTAAAATCCTAATTGTGGATGATTCAAGCTTATCCCGTCGGATACTAAAAGCCATACTAGAACTAGAGGGACATCAAATTATTGAGGCATCTGACGGGATAGCAGCGATCGAGCTTTATTTTCTCGAACACCCCGACTTAGTAACGCTCGATCTGGTCATGGCCGGTATGACAGGAACAGAGGTACTGGAAAAATTAATCTCCTTGGATAGGTCAGCGCAGGTGATAGTAGCCAGTGCCGATCTTCAGACTTTCACCCAGAAAACGGTTAAGCAAGTAGGGGCGCGTGCCTTTATCAATAAACCATTTGTTGCTGCTCATGTACTGGAAATTGTCAATGCAGTACTGGAAAGAGGTTCGTAA
- a CDS encoding potassium channel family protein: MSQRPSFDSQSDIERKYRRLRQELIVGAIALALVFLCGTLWYRFVEGWRWLDSAYMTVSTLATVGFGEINPLGDRGRLFTIVLIGMGVISIGYIVNRFTEALIQGYFQEGRRLQQQRRLVESLTEHYIICGYGRTGRQIASEFEAEGIPFVTIDSNSQSVQAAQQMGYIAIQGDATLDETLVRVGIERAICLVAALPSDAENLYTVLSAKTLNPNVRTIARASTEEAVTKLQRGGADAVVSPYITGGKRMAAAALRPQVMDFVDGILTGSDRSFYMEEFRLDANVCPVVGQSLREARLRSQSGALVLAIRRVDGTLIGGPTGETLLLPGDAMICMGTAEQLRVLNQVLSPITSKKLRLPKHSQ; this comes from the coding sequence GTGAGCCAACGCCCTTCATTCGATTCTCAATCAGATATTGAGCGCAAGTATCGACGCCTTCGCCAAGAATTGATTGTCGGTGCGATCGCCCTCGCTCTTGTGTTTCTGTGCGGTACATTATGGTATCGTTTTGTTGAGGGGTGGCGGTGGTTAGATTCGGCTTACATGACCGTGAGTACCCTGGCTACCGTTGGCTTTGGCGAAATCAATCCTTTAGGCGATCGAGGACGATTGTTTACGATCGTTTTGATTGGGATGGGTGTGATTAGCATCGGTTATATTGTTAATCGCTTTACAGAAGCTTTAATTCAAGGTTACTTTCAAGAAGGAAGACGACTACAACAACAACGGCGTTTAGTGGAATCCCTTACAGAACACTACATTATTTGTGGATATGGACGCACCGGACGTCAGATTGCCTCAGAATTTGAGGCAGAAGGCATTCCTTTTGTGACAATTGACTCCAATTCGCAATCCGTGCAAGCGGCTCAGCAGATGGGTTACATTGCTATACAAGGGGATGCCACACTGGATGAAACTCTAGTGAGAGTCGGGATCGAACGGGCAATTTGTTTGGTGGCGGCGCTTCCTTCCGATGCAGAAAATCTCTATACAGTTCTTTCGGCAAAAACGCTTAATCCCAATGTCAGAACGATCGCACGTGCGAGTACGGAAGAAGCGGTGACAAAATTGCAGCGCGGCGGTGCAGATGCGGTAGTTTCTCCTTATATTACTGGCGGTAAACGCATGGCAGCTGCCGCACTCAGACCGCAAGTAATGGATTTTGTCGATGGCATTTTAACCGGTAGCGACAGATCTTTTTATATGGAGGAATTTCGCCTCGATGCCAATGTTTGTCCGGTCGTGGGACAGAGTTTAAGGGAGGCGAGATTGCGATCGCAATCAGGTGCTTTAGTTCTCGCCATTCGTCGCGTCGATGGCACCCTCATCGGTGGGCCAACTGGGGAAACCCTTTTATTGCCGGGGGATGCGATGATTTGTATGGGTACTGCCGAACAACTGCGCGTTCTTAACCAAGTTTTAAGTCCTATTACTTCTAAAAAATTGCGATTGCCCAAACATAGCCAGTAA
- the ruvC gene encoding crossover junction endodeoxyribonuclease RuvC, giving the protein MEQRILGLDPGLAVVGFGAIICPKLEQTPATLLDFGVIKTSSDLDIGERLNIIYEDLHTLIQQWQPDLVAIEKLFFYRMGNTIAVAQARGVLMLVLAQHKLPIVEFTPAQIKQALTGMGNADKYDVQQSVARELNLDYIPKPDDAADALAVALTAWFDRAA; this is encoded by the coding sequence ATGGAGCAGCGAATTTTGGGATTAGACCCAGGGCTGGCAGTAGTTGGATTTGGGGCCATTATTTGCCCAAAGCTAGAGCAAACTCCCGCGACCCTGCTAGACTTTGGAGTCATAAAAACTTCATCCGATCTAGACATCGGAGAACGACTCAACATAATTTATGAAGATTTGCATACATTAATACAGCAGTGGCAACCGGATCTGGTGGCGATCGAAAAACTATTTTTTTATCGCATGGGAAATACGATTGCTGTAGCCCAAGCGCGAGGTGTACTGATGTTAGTCTTAGCTCAGCATAAACTACCGATAGTAGAGTTTACGCCAGCACAAATAAAACAGGCGCTTACCGGCATGGGCAATGCGGATAAGTATGACGTGCAGCAGTCTGTGGCGCGGGAGTTAAATTTAGATTATATTCCCAAACCGGACGATGCAGCGGACGCTCTGGCAGTAGCCTTAACTGCATGGTTCGATCGGGCTGCTTAA
- a CDS encoding potassium channel family protein encodes MYVLIGGAGLIGINLAQRLVELGHTVAIIDIDPNACRYAREQVGAMAFEGSAVNTEVLLEAGIRKADSLAAVLRNDALNLAMVTLAKHYGVSHIISRMRHRDFEQPLRLAGAHHVISTIDLAVSTMVNAIEYPEVESMMHFEQGQIEVLKLSIPQKCNVVGRSVAEIAQDTRFPTGSLIIGYQAHPHMDLAIPNGSTVLESGSTVLVVTKPGSLHQMIDFMEGCR; translated from the coding sequence ATGTATGTATTAATTGGTGGAGCCGGACTGATCGGCATAAATTTGGCTCAAAGGTTAGTAGAACTGGGACACACGGTTGCCATAATTGATATAGATCCTAATGCTTGTCGCTACGCTCGCGAACAAGTGGGAGCAATGGCTTTTGAAGGTAGTGCCGTAAACACAGAAGTTCTTTTGGAAGCGGGAATTCGCAAAGCAGATTCTCTTGCTGCCGTATTGCGGAACGATGCCTTAAACTTGGCAATGGTTACGCTTGCCAAACACTACGGTGTTTCCCACATTATCAGCCGGATGCGCCACCGCGATTTTGAACAACCTTTGCGCTTAGCTGGGGCGCATCATGTTATCAGTACGATCGACTTAGCCGTTTCTACAATGGTGAATGCGATCGAATATCCCGAAGTCGAATCCATGATGCACTTCGAGCAAGGTCAAATCGAGGTTTTAAAGCTATCGATTCCACAAAAGTGCAACGTTGTCGGACGCAGTGTGGCTGAAATCGCTCAAGATACTCGTTTTCCTACAGGTTCTCTAATTATTGGTTATCAAGCACACCCGCATATGGATTTAGCAATTCCCAACGGCAGTACTGTGCTAGAATCTGGTTCAACCGTTTTGGTTGTCACCAAGCCAGGTTCGTTACATCAAATGATCGATTTTATGGAAGGTTGCCGTTAA